In Cellvibrio polysaccharolyticus, a genomic segment contains:
- a CDS encoding glycoside hydrolase family 27 protein — protein sequence MRFAFIKTALGVAAVGGILAAATPALAQFKTVSEMPPKKELSLTPALGWNSWNTFGCDVSDSLIREMADAMVSSGMKDAGYEYVNIDDCWHGGRDEQGNIQVDPQKFPHGMKALADYVHSKGLKIGIYSDAGNKTCAGYPGSRGYEYQDALQYQAWGIDYLKYDWCNTENLNPIGAYTTMGEALAQLDRPILFSLCEWGDNQPWEWGKEIGHSWRTTGDIYNCWDCEHNHGSWSSLGVLPILDKQMKLRKYAGPGHWNDMDMMEIGNGMTEAQDRSHFTLWAVLNSPLIAGNDLRTMSKTTRDILTNREIIAVNQDKLGIQAMRMLATERLNVFAKPLENGEWAFVFLNRSHSTLDLNHDWEYYPLKDDEFGKRIDFDQEKFTWRDLWKGNKGDTLNPLKVKIPPHDVVVLRLTPKA from the coding sequence ATGCGTTTCGCATTCATTAAAACTGCACTGGGTGTTGCAGCTGTTGGCGGCATACTTGCCGCAGCAACGCCAGCATTGGCTCAATTTAAAACCGTTTCGGAAATGCCACCGAAAAAAGAATTGTCATTAACCCCGGCGCTCGGCTGGAACAGCTGGAACACCTTTGGTTGTGATGTTAGCGACAGTCTTATCCGTGAAATGGCCGATGCGATGGTTTCTTCCGGTATGAAAGATGCCGGTTATGAATACGTTAATATCGACGATTGCTGGCACGGCGGTCGTGATGAGCAGGGCAATATTCAGGTTGACCCGCAAAAATTTCCGCATGGCATGAAAGCGCTGGCGGACTATGTTCACTCCAAAGGCTTGAAAATCGGCATTTACTCCGATGCCGGTAATAAAACCTGCGCCGGTTATCCGGGCAGCCGCGGTTATGAATATCAGGATGCGTTGCAGTATCAGGCGTGGGGTATTGATTACCTGAAATACGACTGGTGTAACACCGAAAACTTAAATCCGATTGGTGCTTACACCACCATGGGCGAGGCGCTGGCGCAATTGGATCGTCCAATTCTGTTCAGTTTGTGTGAGTGGGGCGACAACCAGCCGTGGGAATGGGGAAAGGAGATTGGTCACTCCTGGCGCACCACTGGCGACATTTATAACTGTTGGGATTGCGAGCACAACCACGGTTCCTGGTCGTCACTGGGTGTGTTGCCGATTCTCGACAAACAAATGAAGCTGCGTAAATATGCCGGTCCAGGTCATTGGAACGATATGGATATGATGGAAATTGGTAACGGTATGACCGAAGCCCAGGACCGTTCGCATTTCACCTTGTGGGCCGTGCTGAATTCACCGCTGATTGCCGGTAACGATTTGCGCACCATGTCCAAAACGACCCGTGACATTCTGACCAACCGTGAAATTATTGCGGTCAACCAGGACAAGCTGGGCATTCAGGCAATGCGCATGCTGGCCACCGAACGCTTGAACGTATTCGCCAAGCCGCTGGAAAATGGTGAGTGGGCGTTTGTGTTCCTCAACCGTAGTCACAGCACGCTGGATCTGAATCACGATTGGGAATATTACCCGCTGAAAGACGACGAGTTTGGCAAGCGTATCGACTTTGATCAGGAAAAGTTTACCTGGCGCGATCTGTGGAAAGGTAACAAAGGCGATACTCTGAACCCGTTGAAGGTGAAAATTCCACCGCACGATGTTGTAGTACTGCGTTTGACCCCGAAAGCATAA
- a CDS encoding sensor histidine kinase — protein sequence MKSIQQRLNLGLVTSLLIAGILLVQTALWLVDNGLRRYFEATLQQEATLLLTTLTRNGENIEPDINRQPIHYRRPFSGQYFQMDIEGQQWRSRSLWDGTLPATTTNSGLLATLHGGPQAQELLIFIGHYEKFRKPITITVARDYTPILQHFNKVKIIAAAFGVLALIIILLIQRWIVRKALSPLEKIRQQIAQLHAGERSTLDTDVPEELLPLATQINNLLHHTEKTLERSRHAIGNLSHALKTPLAVIFSLLHRPEIQAHPQLAEKLTAQANAIQQRVQQELSRARFSGTALPGAQFDCEKELPDLFSTLALIHNNTLTMRWATDAHLRLPWDREDMLELLGNILDNACKWANSTVALDIRKRDGVFYVQLDDDGPGIDSESRSQVLQRGTRLDENTDGHGLGLDIVRKLIEGCQGTLSLDESPLGGLRVEIALPINRHLLSH from the coding sequence ATGAAATCCATTCAGCAACGGCTGAACCTTGGCCTCGTCACCAGCCTGCTGATTGCCGGTATTCTTTTAGTACAAACTGCTTTATGGCTGGTTGATAACGGCCTGCGTCGCTATTTTGAAGCGACCTTGCAGCAGGAGGCAACCTTGCTGCTGACCACGCTGACCCGCAACGGTGAGAACATAGAACCGGATATCAACCGTCAACCCATCCATTACCGCCGGCCGTTTTCCGGGCAGTATTTTCAAATGGATATTGAAGGCCAGCAGTGGCGGTCGCGATCACTCTGGGATGGCACCCTACCGGCAACGACCACCAACAGCGGTTTGCTCGCCACCTTGCATGGAGGCCCGCAAGCCCAGGAGCTGCTGATTTTTATTGGCCATTACGAAAAATTTCGCAAACCCATTACCATTACCGTCGCCCGCGATTACACGCCGATTTTGCAGCATTTCAATAAAGTAAAAATTATTGCCGCCGCCTTCGGTGTGCTGGCGTTAATTATTATTTTGCTCATCCAGCGCTGGATAGTCCGCAAGGCGCTCTCCCCGCTTGAAAAAATCCGGCAACAAATTGCCCAGCTCCATGCAGGCGAACGCAGCACGCTGGACACCGATGTGCCGGAAGAATTATTACCGCTGGCGACGCAAATTAATAATCTCCTGCACCACACCGAAAAAACCCTCGAGCGCTCGCGCCACGCCATCGGCAACCTCAGCCACGCCTTGAAAACGCCCCTGGCCGTTATCTTCAGTTTGTTACACCGCCCGGAAATACAAGCCCATCCGCAACTGGCAGAAAAACTGACAGCCCAAGCCAATGCCATTCAACAGCGGGTGCAGCAGGAATTAAGCCGGGCACGCTTTTCAGGCACCGCCCTGCCGGGCGCGCAATTCGATTGTGAAAAAGAATTACCGGATCTTTTTTCTACGCTGGCCTTGATTCATAACAACACCCTGACCATGCGCTGGGCAACCGATGCCCATTTGCGTTTACCCTGGGACAGGGAAGATATGCTGGAACTGCTGGGCAATATTCTCGACAACGCCTGTAAATGGGCCAACTCAACCGTAGCGCTGGATATCCGCAAACGGGACGGCGTTTTTTATGTTCAGCTGGATGACGACGGGCCGGGCATTGATAGCGAAAGCCGATCACAGGTTCTGCAACGCGGCACACGGCTGGACGAGAATACCGATGGTCACGGTTTGGGGCTGGATATTGTGCGCAAGCTGATTGAAGGTTGCCAGGGCACACTGTCACTGGATGAAAGCCCGTTGGGCGGATTGCGGGTAGAAATTGCGCTGCCGATTAACCGGCACTTGCTATCCCATTAA
- a CDS encoding response regulator transcription factor, translating into MRVLLAEDNVLLAEELIDNFSRLGYATDWRADGRDVLHEGLHGNYDIIILDLGLPGKNGLEILHDWRKQKLGTPVLILTARDHWSERIDGLKAGADDYLTKPFHPEELNLRIQALLRRAHGSSNQPALSVGQLTLQENDQTATRDNQSWSLTAAEFSLLRCFMLQPGKLLSKSQLMEHLYDAETERDSNVLEVHINHLRRKLGKSIIETRRGQGYIFTGE; encoded by the coding sequence ATGCGCGTGTTACTGGCAGAAGATAATGTACTGCTGGCCGAAGAACTGATCGATAACTTTTCCCGACTGGGCTACGCCACCGACTGGCGGGCTGATGGTCGGGATGTTCTTCATGAAGGCCTGCATGGCAATTACGACATCATTATTCTCGACCTTGGCCTGCCCGGAAAAAACGGGCTGGAAATTTTGCACGATTGGCGAAAACAAAAACTGGGCACACCGGTGCTAATTCTTACCGCCCGCGATCACTGGTCAGAACGTATTGATGGTCTGAAAGCCGGCGCCGACGATTACCTGACCAAACCTTTTCACCCGGAAGAATTGAACCTGCGTATTCAGGCGCTATTACGCCGCGCGCACGGCAGCAGCAATCAACCGGCACTGTCTGTGGGTCAATTAACCCTGCAAGAGAATGACCAAACGGCAACACGGGACAACCAAAGCTGGTCGCTCACCGCCGCCGAATTCAGTTTGTTGCGCTGCTTTATGTTGCAACCTGGCAAGCTGCTGTCCAAAAGCCAATTAATGGAACATCTTTACGATGCAGAAACCGAGAGGGACTCGAATGTTCTGGAAGTACACATCAATCATCTGCGTCGCAAATTGGGAAAAAGCATTATCGAAACGCGTCGCGGCCAGGGGTATATTTTTACCGGCGAATAA
- a CDS encoding PepSY domain-containing protein has product MKNPFISVLIVTTLLTGSLPMAARDLNQDEALRLRQQGAIMPLEKLLEIAQTRYPGSRLLEAELEEDDGEYIYEIELLTPQGVVRDIEIDAHSGRILKDEEDD; this is encoded by the coding sequence ATGAAAAACCCTTTTATCAGCGTATTAATAGTTACCACCTTGCTGACCGGCAGCCTGCCGATGGCAGCGCGCGACCTGAATCAGGACGAAGCGCTGCGCCTTCGTCAGCAAGGTGCCATTATGCCGCTGGAAAAATTGCTGGAAATTGCCCAGACCCGTTATCCCGGTTCACGTTTACTGGAAGCCGAACTGGAAGAAGATGACGGGGAGTACATTTACGAGATTGAATTGCTGACACCGCAGGGAGTCGTGCGCGATATAGAAATTGATGCGCACAGCGGGCGCATATTAAAGGACGAGGAAGACGATTAA
- a CDS encoding PepSY domain-containing protein gives MKKFTTALVTALVLSAAPFAMADDNVPLDQIQTLQENGTIQSLQKLNAIALEQHPGATIHDSELEHERGQYIYQLELRDQQGVEWDLELDAATGAILKNRQDD, from the coding sequence ATGAAAAAATTTACTACTGCTTTGGTTACCGCGCTGGTTTTGTCTGCAGCTCCTTTTGCAATGGCCGACGACAATGTGCCGCTTGACCAGATTCAAACCCTGCAAGAAAACGGCACCATCCAGTCACTGCAAAAATTGAATGCCATTGCGCTTGAGCAACATCCGGGCGCGACCATTCACGACAGCGAACTGGAACATGAACGCGGCCAGTACATTTATCAACTGGAACTGCGCGATCAACAGGGTGTAGAGTGGGATCTGGAACTGGATGCGGCAACTGGCGCCATCCTGAAAAACAGACAGGACGATTAA
- a CDS encoding TonB-dependent receptor: MKKTLFAVTLAMVSQVIMAAEVGGLVKDDQGRAVTGAVIDIVGSNTSVRADGQGRFTVNNPTGRALELHVRAPGHMHRVFHIDDQRSDLQLVLTPTVVEVINVVGLPWHASNVESAQPVSVLGDEELRRRQSSTLGDTLQHQVGVHSNYYGPVASSPIIRGLDGPRVLITQNGLDAGDASRVGPDHAVATEASTARQIEILRGPSTLFYGSGAIGGVVNIVDDRVPQSNETEGEWRVEHNSVADDKLVSGSITTGTGNVAVHADGFWRDANDYKIPGPAAAGEAGGSTRLPSSANDSQGFNLGGSYLLDNGFVGLSVGRLERTYGIPGHSHGIEDVPVHAELEQDRIQFISELALDHAIISGINTRFGYTNYRHDEIEEDQIATTFTNESYEGRVDIFHHPLADWRGALTVHYKRSDFSATGMEAFTPPSLTETWALALIEERHFGPVLLQLGARIEQTDITADNFVANLSRYDDSLLSVYSVDHSSNPFSVSGGVVWDFTQGYNLGVSFTHAQRTPSAAELLSYGPHIGSGLFESGALLDIKPTADGGYEVDLHRGDVKLEKSSNLDISLRKFDGKFGFITNIFYNRIDNYYYLNDTGFNESIAHEHGDHYHYMDLPLYAYQAQDADLYGFEGEFIWQATDALKLTVMTDYIRAQLRDGGDLPRIPPLRIGGRVQYEIADFDIELSASRYLRQDRVAALEDETSGYTLVDLQVNYDINRWLPGTSIYLKGQNLTDEYARVHASFLKDKAPLPARSVAVGISGKF, from the coding sequence GTGAAGAAAACCCTGTTTGCAGTGACACTGGCGATGGTGTCTCAGGTGATTATGGCGGCTGAGGTTGGCGGTCTGGTGAAAGATGATCAGGGGCGTGCCGTCACCGGCGCGGTGATTGATATTGTTGGCTCCAACACCAGCGTTCGTGCCGATGGGCAAGGACGTTTCACCGTCAACAACCCCACCGGGAGGGCGCTGGAACTCCATGTCCGGGCGCCAGGCCATATGCACCGGGTGTTTCATATAGATGACCAGCGCAGCGATTTGCAGTTGGTGTTAACGCCGACGGTGGTGGAAGTGATCAACGTGGTCGGTTTGCCCTGGCACGCCTCCAACGTGGAATCTGCCCAGCCGGTCAGTGTCCTGGGCGATGAAGAACTGCGCCGCCGTCAGTCTTCCACGCTGGGCGATACCTTGCAGCATCAGGTGGGTGTGCACTCCAATTATTACGGCCCGGTGGCCAGCAGCCCGATCATTCGTGGCCTTGATGGCCCGCGTGTGCTGATTACGCAAAACGGTCTGGACGCGGGCGATGCCTCCCGCGTCGGGCCTGACCATGCGGTGGCTACCGAAGCCTCGACCGCGCGGCAGATCGAAATTTTACGCGGCCCTTCCACGCTGTTTTATGGCAGCGGCGCCATTGGCGGCGTGGTTAATATCGTCGATGACCGGGTGCCGCAATCCAATGAAACCGAGGGCGAATGGCGTGTTGAACACAACTCGGTAGCGGACGATAAACTGGTTTCCGGCAGCATCACCACCGGTACCGGCAATGTAGCCGTGCATGCAGACGGTTTCTGGCGCGATGCCAACGATTACAAAATTCCCGGCCCGGCCGCTGCTGGTGAAGCCGGTGGCAGCACGCGCTTGCCAAGCTCTGCTAATGACTCCCAGGGATTCAACCTCGGCGGCAGTTATTTGCTGGATAACGGCTTTGTCGGTTTATCGGTGGGCCGGTTGGAGCGCACTTACGGTATTCCGGGCCACTCGCACGGTATTGAAGATGTGCCGGTTCACGCCGAGCTGGAACAGGATCGTATTCAATTCATCAGCGAGCTGGCTCTCGACCATGCAATTATCAGCGGTATCAATACCCGTTTTGGCTACACCAACTATCGCCACGATGAAATAGAAGAAGATCAGATTGCCACCACCTTCACCAACGAAAGTTATGAAGGCCGCGTGGATATTTTTCATCACCCGCTGGCGGATTGGCGCGGGGCGTTAACGGTCCATTACAAGCGCAGCGATTTTTCTGCTACCGGTATGGAAGCCTTTACGCCGCCAAGCCTGACAGAAACCTGGGCGCTGGCATTAATCGAAGAGCGTCATTTTGGCCCGGTGTTATTGCAGCTGGGTGCGCGTATTGAACAAACCGATATCACCGCCGATAACTTTGTGGCCAACCTGTCGCGCTACGATGACAGTTTGTTGTCTGTGTATTCCGTTGATCACAGCTCCAATCCGTTCAGTGTGTCGGGCGGTGTGGTGTGGGACTTTACGCAGGGCTATAACCTGGGCGTTTCATTTACGCACGCCCAACGCACACCGTCTGCTGCAGAATTACTGTCGTACGGCCCGCACATTGGTTCCGGTTTATTTGAAAGCGGCGCCTTGCTGGACATCAAGCCGACTGCCGATGGCGGTTACGAAGTCGATTTGCACCGGGGTGATGTCAAACTGGAAAAATCCAGCAACCTGGATATTTCGCTGCGTAAATTCGATGGCAAATTCGGTTTTATTACCAATATTTTCTACAACCGGATCGACAATTATTACTACCTGAACGATACCGGCTTTAATGAATCCATCGCTCATGAGCACGGTGATCATTATCACTACATGGATTTGCCGCTCTACGCTTATCAGGCGCAGGACGCAGATTTGTATGGCTTTGAAGGCGAGTTTATCTGGCAGGCTACCGATGCGCTAAAACTCACCGTGATGACCGACTACATCCGCGCGCAATTGCGTGATGGTGGCGACTTGCCGCGCATTCCACCGCTGCGTATTGGTGGTCGTGTGCAATATGAAATTGCCGACTTTGATATTGAGTTAAGTGCATCGCGCTATTTAAGACAGGACCGCGTGGCCGCGCTGGAAGATGAAACTTCGGGTTACACCCTGGTGGATCTGCAAGTGAACTACGACATCAACCGCTGGTTGCCCGGCACCTCTATTTATTTGAAAGGACAAAACCTTACCGACGAATATGCCCGCGTACATGCGTCTTTCCTGAAAGACAAAGCGCCATTGCCAGCTCGTTCTGTTGCGGTGGGCATTAGCGGTAAATTCTAA